Proteins found in one Takifugu rubripes chromosome 17, fTakRub1.2, whole genome shotgun sequence genomic segment:
- the crebbpa gene encoding CREB-binding protein isoform X4 yields MAENLLEMGPPSSKRPKLNSPALSASDGPDLGSLTWDDLENDLPDELIPNGGDLSLMSGMPSNGGAASGPGGTPTGLGGGGSGVPDAAAKHKQLSELLRGGNSSSIASTGLNSANSQAGSMGPQLGTPLGKSPLGQGSPNNHHSPQAQKAGTPSGVAGQNTNGNTAAMGLNSAGFNQTMINNGPSHGGLLPQGGQPQPGQMMNGGLGADAGRVRAAGVGVMQYQGASMQAAAAGAGGAASALAETLTQGGQQMGAHTNLNGAQQAGSLNKMGLSSNGGPFGAQPYGQGATGPGQQLNQQQQLQNKVTLANSLPPFHNELKGAAVTNVPNMQLQQPQQQAPMLPMAGSGSVAVTSAGPTADPEKRKLIQQQLVLLLHAHKCQRREQANGEVRACALPHCRTMKNVLNHMTHCQAGKSCQVAHCASSRQIISHWKNCTRHDCPVCLPLKNASDKRTQQPKLGSPNAGLQNSISSVGVGQPSPTINTSTPIDPSSMQRAYAALGLPYSSQTTGQSQQGPGQQAGNQMALGGTAMGVTTSDQTNLHTDSVPNALNTNSQLLSDGSAVGSMGNLPTAAPMSATGTRKAWHEHVTQDLRSHLVHKLVQAIFPTPDPAALKDRRMENLVAYARKVEGDMYESANSRDEYYHFLAEKIYKIQKELEEKRRSRLQKQIMNQAPLAVQGTQQPSLPQPNAFGARPQNGPVPLPNMPNQIMNRMQVSQGMNQFNHMALPNAQISQAPMGARAASPMNHPQQMNLSAVPALGMSPSRMPQAQGMMAGHGAGNMVGQTNSQGQFLAQSQFPTGAAVNAAATMNVTVGSGMGQSPAQAAVTQQQQQSANLPMNALGPSLGPQLVSSQTPLQSTPPAAASSAPTVGGATNLPHPQPSSRSSTPTLPAPAPGATPPRPTQPQPQVELPTAAQMQPPPQPPTTPLSQPGASLENRVPTPASASSADLHTQHVGADLPTQEVKTDANHDQQEYEAACGKIEPKMEAEEDMVSVKKEEPEEKTESMEVEEKKPEPKEEDDAGANGTTSSSPSQSRRKIFKPEELRQALMPTLESLYRQDPESLPFRQPVDPLLLGIPDYFDIVKNPIDLSTIKRKLDTSQYQEPWQYVDDVWLMFNNAWLYNRKTSRVYKYCSKLAEVFESEIDPVMQGLGYCCGRKYEFSPQTLCCYGKQLCTIPTGGTYYSYQNRYHFCEKCFNEIQGDSVTLGDDPAQPQTMISKDQFERKKNDVLDPEPFVECKDCGRKMHQICVLHYEVIWPSGFICKSCLKKSGKTRKENKFTAKRLQTTRLGMYIEDRVNKYLKRQNHPEAGEVFVRVVASSDKTVEVKPGMKARFVDTGEMPETFPYRTKALFAFEEIDGVDVCFFGMHVQEYGSECAFPNTRRVYISYLDSIHFFRPRILRTAVYHEILIGYLEYVKKLGYTQGHIWACPPSEGDDYIFHCHPPEQKIPKPKRLQEWYRKMLDKAFAERILHDYKDIFKQATEDRLTSANELPYFEGDFWPNVLEESIKELEQEEEERKKEENTAASETPEGAQGDSKNAKKKNNKKTNKNKSSLSRANKKKPGMPNVANDLSQKLYATMEKHKEVFFVIHLHSGPMANTLPPIVDPDPLLSCDLMDGRDAFLTLARDKHWEFSSLRRCKWSTMCMLVELHNQGQDRFVYTCNECKHHVETRWHCTVCEDFDLCISCYNTKGHEHQMVKWGLGLDDDNNSQSGEASKSPQESRRLSIQRCIQSLVHACQCRNANCSLPSCQKMKRVVQHTKGCKRKTNGGCPVCKQLIALCCYHAKHCQENKCPVPFCLNIKHKLRQQQMQHRLQQAQLMKRRMATMQGRTMPLPSPPATAAPSTPTSHTQPNTPQTPQPPLSNQPQTPNSARVMSPTFANAPRNGQPQAPVSQGKPGPQASPLHQQQSPLPQPPQAPQQLQQQPPPLAAVKMARHIEMMAQAQQNYRANMNGLPMNPPQQQQRMPGPVQPSMQMVPGPRGAQVMQPGMTPGQWPGAAGPIQAVQNPQGLVPGQTPQQPMTMQRAMMTPGQQPQQPARMLIPQQPGARPQTPQRPGTIAPNALQDLLRTLKSPSSPQQQQQVLNILKSNPQLMAAFIKQRTAKYQANQPQQPGGQQQQPGMPTIQPMTMAGAVQRPGMPPQQPQQPSAQGMASLGAQTQLMNPAHNTGPQVQEMYRRQLLRQQQQQQQQQQGVMPQGHPGQFPPQAQGTAATYSQLRMQQQQQQQQLALQAGAGTAGGGLGQLPPMSQMAQAGLGMDSTQNLLHQRMLQQQQQQQQQQLPQQQQVVLKQQMGSPAQPSPMSPQTHLLAGQSQTGGHLPGQPSLASALNNQVRSPAAVQSPCPSSQQQSQQQRPHSSPSPQVSNQAQPSPQHPHPPHSASPHPGLGGTLSGSIEQGHLGTPEQSAMLPQLNTPNRGVLNSDLGMVGDTTGDTLESFVAQL; encoded by the exons ATGGCTGAGAATCTGCTGGAGATGGGACCTCCCAGTTCCAAGCGGCCGAAGCTGAATTCACCTGCCCTGTCAGCGTCTGATGGACCAG ATCTGGGGTCACTTACCTGGGATGATTTGGAGAACGATCTTCCGGATGAATTGATCCCGAACGGAGGCGATCTGAGCTTGATGAGTGGAATGCCATCAAACGGAGGAGCAGCATCCGGTCCAGGAGGAACTCCGACAGgcctcggcggcggcggcagcggcgttCCCGATGCAGCTGCTAAGCACAAGCAGCTCTCGGAGCTCCTTCGAGGGGGTAACAGCTCCAGTATTGCGAGCACAGGACTGAACTCAGCCAACTCCCAAGCAGGTAGTATGGGGCCGCAGCTGGGTACACCGCTGGGTAAGAGCCCCCTTGGCCAAGGCTCCCCCAACAACCACCATTCACCCCAGGCTCAGAAAGCAGGAACACCAAGTGGAGTTGCTGGACAGAACACCAACGGTAATACTGCAGCGATGGGTTTGAACTCAGCGGGATTTAATCAGACAATGATTAATAATGGACCGAGCCACGGCGGGCTCCTCCCGCAGGGCGGGCAACCTCAACCTGGGCAGATGATGAACGGTGGTCTTGGAGCCGATGCTGGGAGAGTACGAGCGGCTGGGGTGGGGGTCATGCAGTACCAGGGAGCGTCAAtgcaggcagctgcagcaggagcgggaggagcagcCAGTGCATTGGCAGAAACACTTACCCAGGGAGGGCAGCAGATGGGGGCTCACACCAATCTCAATGGTGCCCAGCAGGCAGGAAGTCTCAACAAG ATGGGTCTGAGCAGCAATGGGGGTCCATTTGGGGCCCAACCCTATGGACAGGGTGCTACCGGGCCTGGCCAGCAGCtcaaccaacagcagcagctacagaacaAGGTTACCCTTGCAAACAGTTTGCCACCTTTCCACAATGAGCTGAAAGGTGCTGCTGTCACTAACGTGCCAAACATG cagctccagcagcctcaACAGCAAGCGCCCATGCTCCCAATGGCTGGCAGCGGCAGTGTGGCGGTGACATCGGCGGGCCCCACAGCTGACCCAGAGAAACGCAAAttgatccagcagcagctggtcctgCTGCTTCATGCACACAAGTGCCAGCGCCGGGAGCAGGCGAACGGCGAGGTGAGGGCGTGCGCTCTTCCTCACTGCCGCACAATGAAGAACGTCCTCAACCACATGACCCACTGCCAGGCTGGCAAGTCCTGCCAGG TGGCTCATTGTGCGTCATCCAGACAGATCATTTCTCACTGGAAAAATTGTACACGACATGACTGTCCCGTCTGCCTGCCGCTGAAGAATGCCAGTGACAAACGTACTCAGCAAC CAAAGCTGGGCTCCCCTAATGCAGGCCTCCAGAACTCCATTTCTTCAGTTGGTGTGGGCCAGCCAAGTCCCACCATTAATACCTCAACTCCTATAGACCCCTCCTCCATGCAGAGAGCCTACGCGGCACTTGGGCTGCCGTACAGCAGCCAGACAACCGGGCAGAGCCAGCAGGGCCCAGGACAGCAAGCAG GTAACCAGATGGCTCTTGGAGGCACAGCAATGGGTGTGACCACTTCAGACCAGACAAACCTGCACACAGATTCTGTTCCCAATGCACTCAACACTAACAG tcagctgctgtcagacggTTCAGCTGTGGGCTCGATGGGCAACCTGCCCACTGCAGCACCCATGTCAGCCACAGGCACCAGGAAAGCGTGGCACGAGCACGTCACTCAGGACCTGCGAAGTCACCTTGTGCATAAACT GGTACAAGCCATATTCCCAACCCCAGATCCGGCAGCTTTGAAGGACAGAAGGATGGAGAACCTTGTAGCGTATGCCAGGAAGGTGGAAGGGGACATGTACGAGTCGGCTAACAGTCGT GATGAATACTATCATTTTCTGGCTGAGAAAATCTATAAGATCCAAAAGgaactggaggagaagaggcgcTCCAGGCTACAGAAGCAGATAATGAACCAAGCACCTTTGGCTGTTCAGGGTACACAACAGCCCAGCCTTCCCCAACCTAATGCCTTTGGCGCAAGGCCACAGA ATGGACCTGTTCCTTTGCCCAACATGCCAAATCAAATCATGAATCGCATGCAAGTTTCACAAG GAATGAACCAGTTCAACCACATGGCTCTCCCCAATGCCCAGATCTCTCAGGCACCAATGGGAGCCCGAGCTGCTTCGCCTATGAACCACCCACAGCAAATGAACCTGAGTGCCGTCCCAGCA cTGGGCATGTCCCCATCCAGGATGCCCCAAGCCCAGGGCATGATGGCCGGACATGGGGCCGGTAACATGGTAGGTCAGACAAACAGCCAGGGACAGTTTCTTGCACAGAGCCAGTTCCCGACTGGAGCTGCAGTTAATGCGGCAGCGACTATGAATGTCACTGTGGGATCTGGCATGGGCCAATCGCCTGCTCAAGCTGCTGTTACTCAG cagcagcagcagagtgctAACCTACCCATGAATGCACTTGGCCCCTCACTGGGCCCTCAGCTAGTTTCTTCCCAAACCCCTTTGCAATCcacgcctcctgctgctgcctcctctgcccCTACAGTTGGGGGGGCCACTAACCTGCCGCACCCCCAGCCCTCAAGCCGCagctccacccccaccctccctgcCCCCGCCCCAGGTGCCACCCCACCCCGCCCCACTCAGCCCCAACCCCAGGTGGAACTccccacagcagcacagatgcaACCCCCGCCTCAGCCCCCTACCACGCCG TTGTCTCAGCCTGGAGCCAGCCTGGAAAACCGGGTCCCTACACCAGCCTCGGCATCCAGTGCTGACTTGCATACTCAGCATGTTGGAGCAGACCTACCAACCCAGGAGGTCAAAACCGACGCAAACCATGACCAACAGGAGTATGAGGCAGCATGCGGCAAAATTGAGCCCAAGATGGAG GCTGAAGAAGACATGGTGTCGGTAAAGAAGGAGGAGCCAGAAGAAAAGACTGAGTctatggaggtggaggagaaaaagcCAGAACCGAAGGAAGAGGATGACGCTGGAGCTAATGGCACAACTTCCTCATCTCCCTCTCAGTCAAGAAGGAAAA TCTTTAAGCCAGAGGAGTTGCGTCAGGCACTAATGCCAACGCTGGAGTCTCTGTACAGACAAGACCCTGAGTCACTGCCCTTCCGACAGCCAGTAGACCCCTTGCTTCTAGGGATACCG GACTACTTTGACATTGTAAAGAATCCAATAGACTTGTCCACAATAAAGCGCAAACTCGATACAAGTCAGTATCAAGAGCCCTGGCAGTACGTAGATGATGTCTGGTTGATGTTCAACAATGCTTGGTTGTACAATCGCAAGACATCTCGTGTCTACAAGTACTGTTCCAAACTCGCCGAGGTGTTCGAGTCTGAAATCGACCCTGTGATGCAGGGTCTGGGATACTGCTGTGGAAGGAAG TATGAGTTCTCTCCACAAACtctctgttgctatggcaagCAGCTCTGCACCATACCCACTGGAGGCACATATTATAGCTACCAAAACAG gtaTCATTTCTGTGAAAAGTGCTTCAATGAGATCCAGGGAGATAGTGTGACATTAGGAGACGATCCTGCACAGCCACAAAC GATGATCTCAAAAGATCAGTTTGAACGCAAGAAGAATGACGTACTCGACCCTGAACC GTTTGTTGAATGTAAAGATTGTGGACGGAAGATGCACCAAATCTGCGTCTTACACTACGAGGTCATCTGGCCATCTGG ATTCATCTGTAAGAGCTGTTTAAAGAAAAGTGGGAAAACGCGGAAGGAAAACAAGTTCACTGCAAAAC GGCTACAGACAACACGACTAGGAATGTACATTGAAGACCGCGTAAATAAATACTTGAAAAGACAGAACCACCCAGAAGCTGGAGAGGTGTTTGTGCGAGTGGTGGCGAGCTCTGATAAAACGGTTGAAGTAAAACCGGGCATGAAAGCCAG GTTTGTGGACACTGGAGAAATGCCCGAGACGTTTCCCTACAGAACCAAAGCACTTTTTGCCTTTGAGGAGATTGATGGTGTGGACGTGTGCTTCTTTGGAATGCATGTCCAGGAATATGGTTCAGAGTGCGCATTCCCCAACACTAG GCGGGTCTACATATCATACCTTGACAGTATTCACTTCTTTAGACCTCGCATTCTACGGACTGCAGTATACCATGAGATCCTCATCGGATACTTAGAATATGTCAAGAAACTCGG ATATACCCAAGGCCACATCTGGGCATGTCCACCTAGTGAAGGAGATGACTATATCTTTCACTGCCATCCCCCTGAACAGAAGATCCCGAAGCCAAAGAGACTGCAGGAGTGGTACCGGAAGATGCTGGACAAGGCTTTTGCTGAGAGAATTCTGCATGACTATAAG gacatcttcaaacaGGCAACAGAAGATCGCCTTACCAGTGCTAATGAGTTGCCGTACTTTGAGGGTGACTTCTGGCCCAATGTGTTGGAAGAGAGCATCAAGGAAttggaacaggaagaggaggagcggaaGAAGGAAGAGAATACAGCTGCCTCTGAAACTCCCGAG GGTGCACAAGGTGATagcaaaaatgcaaaaaagaagAACAACAAGAAGACCAATAAGAATAAGAGCAGCCTGAGCCGAGCCAATAAGAAGAAGCCTGGGATGCCGAATGTAGCCAATGATCTATCCCAGAAGCTCTACGCCACCATGGAGAAGCACAAAGAG GTGTTCTTTGTGATCCACCTCCACTCTGGACCCATGGCCAATACGCTGCCCCCCATTGTTGACCCTGACCCTTTGCTCTCTTGTGACTTGATGGATGGCCGCGATGCCTTCCTGACGCTCGCCAGGGACAAACATTGGGAGTTCAGCTCGCTCAGAAGGTGCAAGTGGAGCACCATGTGCATGCTTGTGGAGCTGCACAACCAGGGCCAGGACCGCTTCGTGTATACATGCAATGAGTGCAAACACCACGTGGAGACACGGTGGCACTGCACTGTGTGTGAG GACTTTGATCTGTGCATTAGCTGTTACAACACAAAGGGACATGAGCACCAAATGGTGAAATGGGGCCTCGGTCTGGATGATGACAACAACAGTCAGAGTGGTGAGGCCTCCAAGAGCCCACAGGAGAGCCGGCGGTTAAGTATCCAGCGCTGCATCCAGTCCCTCGTGCACGCGTGTCAGTGCCGCAATGCCAACTGCTCTCTGCCGTCCTGCCAAAAGATGAAGCGAGTGGTGCAGCATACCAAGGGTTGCAAGCGCAAAACCAATGGCGGCTGCCCTGTATGCAAGCAGCTGATCGCGTTATGCTGTTACCATGCAAAGCACTGTCAGGAGAACAAATGCCCGGTCCCGTTCTGCCTCAACATCAAGCACAAGCTGCgtcagcagcagatgcagcacaGGCTTCAGCAAGCCCAGCTGATGAAGAGGCGAATGGCCACCATGCAAGGCAGAACCATGCCACTGCCGTCCCCACCCGCCACAGCCGCGCCCAGCACTCCCACGTCTCACACGCAGCCAAACACTCCCCAGACGCCGCAGCCGCCACTCTCCAATCAGCCCCAGACACCAAATTCAGCAAGGGTTATGTCTCCTACTTTCGCCAATGCGCCTCGCAACGGCCAGCCTCAAGCACCGGTGTCGCAGGGCAAGCCTGGACCCCAGGCATCGCCTCTACATCAACAGCAGTCCCCGCTCCCCCAGCCACCCCAAGCCcctcagcagctacagcagcagccgcccCCCCTCGCCGCGGTTAAGATGGCGCGTCATATTGAAATGATGGCGCAGGCTCAGCAGAACTACCGGGCAAACATGAATGGCCTTCCCATGAACcctccacagcaacagcagcgcaTGCCCGGACCAGTACAACCATCCATGCAGATGGTCCCGGGGCCAAGGGGGGCTCAAGTCATGCAACCTGGCATGACCCCGGGACAATGGCCAGGGGCTGCAGGGCCTATACAGGCAGTTCAGAATCCACAGGGCCTTGTTCCTGGTCAAACACCACAACAACCCATGACCATGCAGCGAGCCATGATGACCCCAGGCCAGCAACCTCAGCAGCCCGCAAGGATGTTAATTCCTCAGCAGCCCGGTGCCAGGCCACAGACGCCCCAAAGGCCTGGTACTATTGCACCCAACGCCCTGCAGGACCTCCTCCGCACCCTCAAATCTCCCAGCTCacctcagcagcaacagcaagtCCTTAACATCCTCAAATCAAATCCTCAGTTAAtggctgcattcatcaaacagcGTACAGCCAAATATCAGGCCAACCAAccgcagcagcctggaggtcagcaacagcagcccgGCATGCCGACAATACAACCCATGACTATGGCAGGGGCAGTGCAGAGGCCAGGAATGCCGCCTCAGCAGCCCCAGCAGCCTTCTGCACAGGGCATGGCTTCGTTAGGGGCTCAAACACAGCTGATGAACCCAGCGCACAACACCGGACCCCAGGTGCAGGAGATGTACCGTCGCCAGCTCttaagacagcagcagcagcagcagcagcagcagcaaggagTGATGCCCCAGGGCCACCCTGGTCAGTTCCCACCTCAGGCACAGGGGACTGCAGCAACATACTCCCAGCTTcgcatgcagcagcagcagcagcagcagcagttagccTTGCAGGCAGGTgctggaacagctggaggaggcctgggCCAGCTCCCACCAATGTCTCAGATGGCCCAAGCAGGCCTAGGGATGGACTCCACCCAGAACTTACTGCATCAGCGaatgcttcagcagcagcagcagcagcagcagcagcaacttccacagcagcagcaggttgtccTCAAGCAGCAGATGGGCTCTCCTGCCCAGCCCAGCCCAATGAGCCCCCAGACCCACCTGCTTGCAGGCCAGTCTCAAACCGGAGGCCACCTTCCTGGACAGCCTTCGTTAGCCAGCGCCCTTAACAATCAAGTCCGTTCCCCTGCAGCAGTGCAGTCGCCGTGCCCTTCTTCTCAGCAGCAgtctcagcagcagcggccACATTCCAGTCCCTCCCCGCAGGTCTCAAATCAAGCCCAGCCCTCGCCACAGCACCCGCATCCACCTCACTCGGCATCCCCCCACCCTGGACTCGGGGGCACGCTGTCAGGGTCCATTGAACAGGGGCACTTGGGGACACCTGAACAAAGTGCCATGCTACCACAGCTTAACACACCCAACAGGGGGGTGCTGAACAGTGACTTGGGGATGGTGGGGGACACTACAGGAGACACTCTGGAAAGTTTCGTGGCGCAATTGTAG